Proteins from one Lonchura striata isolate bLonStr1 chromosome 28, bLonStr1.mat, whole genome shotgun sequence genomic window:
- the SMIM7 gene encoding small integral membrane protein 7: MIGDLLLCGTLLVNAGAVLNFRLRRRDTEGFGEEQREPTTGDNIREFLLSLRYFRIFIALWNIFMMFCMIVLFGS; this comes from the exons ATGATCGGGGACCTGCTGCTCTGCGG GACGCTGCTGGTGAACGCCGGTGCCGTGCTCAACTTCAGGCT gaggaggagggacaCGGAGGGATTcggagaggagcagagggaacccACCACCG GCGACAATATCAGAGAGTTCTTGCTGAGTCTCAGGTATTTTCGAATCTTCATTGCCTTGTGGAATATCTTCATGATGTTCTGCATGATTGT GTTATTTGGATCTTGA